One Cedecea neteri DNA segment encodes these proteins:
- the ppdD gene encoding prepilin peptidase-dependent pilin, whose protein sequence is MNKQKGFTLIELMVVIGIIAILSAIGIPGYQNYLRKAALTDMLQTFLPYRTAVELCAIERGGLSGCNAGSNGIAETKTTRYISSMSVASGIVTLNGQESLNGLAVTFTPQWSDANGVAGWARVCNAENGSPLKQACEDVFRFNETQAGAGK, encoded by the coding sequence ATGAACAAGCAAAAAGGATTTACGCTAATTGAGCTCATGGTGGTGATAGGCATCATCGCCATTCTTAGCGCCATCGGTATTCCAGGCTATCAAAACTACCTTCGTAAAGCAGCATTGACCGATATGCTGCAAACCTTCCTCCCCTATCGTACCGCCGTCGAGCTTTGTGCCATCGAGCGTGGGGGACTCTCCGGTTGCAATGCCGGCAGTAACGGCATCGCTGAAACCAAAACGACGCGCTACATCAGTTCAATGAGCGTTGCCAGCGGCATTGTGACGCTCAACGGCCAGGAGTCCCTGAACGGGCTGGCGGTAACGTTCACCCCTCAGTGGAGCGATGCGAACGGCGTAGCTGGCTGGGCAAGGGTTTGTAATGCTGAAAACGGATCGCCGCTAAAACAAGCCTGTGAAGATGTATTCCGCTTTAACGAAACGCAAGCGGGGGCTGGCAAATGA
- the nadC gene encoding carboxylating nicotinate-nucleotide diphosphorylase — protein MPPRRYNPDRRRDELLERITLDIPLAVSQALREDLGGEVDPNNDITAQLLPPESTSHAVVITRENGIFCGKRWVEEVFIQLGGDVTVTWHVEDGAEVSINQPLFELNGPARILLTGERTALNFVQTLSGVASEVHSYVALLEGTKTQLLDTRKTLPGLRTALKYAVLCGGGSNHRLGLSDAFLIKENHIIASGSIRQAVEKAFWMHPDVPVEVEVESLDELDQALKAGADIIMLDNFTVEKMREAVALTQGKARLEVSGNVTKETLRTFADTGVDYISVGALTKHIRALDLSMRFR, from the coding sequence ATGCCGCCCCGCCGTTATAATCCTGACCGCCGACGTGACGAGCTGCTCGAACGAATTACCCTTGATATCCCTCTCGCCGTATCCCAGGCGCTGCGGGAAGATCTGGGGGGTGAAGTCGACCCGAATAACGACATCACGGCACAATTATTACCCCCAGAAAGCACGTCTCATGCGGTCGTTATCACCCGTGAAAATGGCATTTTTTGCGGTAAACGCTGGGTAGAAGAAGTCTTTATTCAGCTTGGCGGCGACGTGACGGTGACCTGGCATGTTGAAGATGGTGCTGAAGTCAGCATCAATCAGCCACTTTTTGAGCTCAATGGCCCAGCCCGCATTCTCCTGACCGGAGAAAGAACGGCATTGAACTTCGTGCAAACGCTCTCAGGCGTAGCCAGCGAAGTTCACAGTTACGTGGCGCTGCTTGAGGGCACTAAAACGCAGTTGCTGGATACCCGTAAAACGCTTCCTGGCCTGCGCACCGCGCTGAAATATGCCGTGCTATGCGGCGGGGGCAGCAACCATCGCCTCGGCCTTTCCGATGCTTTCCTGATCAAAGAAAACCACATTATCGCTTCCGGCTCTATCCGTCAGGCCGTGGAGAAAGCATTCTGGATGCATCCGGACGTGCCGGTAGAAGTGGAAGTTGAGTCTCTCGATGAACTGGACCAGGCACTAAAAGCCGGGGCTGACATCATCATGCTGGACAACTTTACCGTTGAGAAAATGCGTGAGGCTGTGGCACTTACTCAAGGGAAAGCGCGCCTGGAGGTCTCGGGCAATGTGACCAAAGAGACGCTGAGAACCTTCGCTGATACGGGCGTGGACTACATCTCTGTGGGCGCTCTGACTAAGCACATACGCGCCCTCGACTTGTCTATGCGCTTCCGCTAA
- the ampD gene encoding 1,6-anhydro-N-acetylmuramyl-L-alanine amidase AmpD, whose product MQLKDGWLVGVKHLPSPHCDGRPEEENPSLLVVHNISLPPGEFGGPWIDALFAGTLDPAEHPYFAGISHLRVSAHCLIRRDGEIVQYVPFDKRAWHAGVSSYRGREKCNDFSIGIELEGTDTLAYTDAQYEQLTALANLLIQHYPDIAKHMTGHSDIAPGRKTDPGPSFDWPRFLGAVEEATDKEST is encoded by the coding sequence ATGCAGCTTAAAGACGGCTGGCTGGTGGGGGTAAAACATCTGCCATCCCCGCATTGTGACGGCCGACCGGAAGAGGAAAATCCCTCGTTGCTGGTGGTGCACAATATCAGTTTGCCGCCGGGGGAGTTCGGTGGCCCATGGATTGACGCATTATTTGCCGGAACGCTAGATCCTGCCGAGCATCCTTACTTTGCCGGTATTTCGCATTTGCGCGTGTCAGCCCATTGTCTGATTCGCCGGGACGGCGAAATTGTTCAGTACGTGCCTTTCGATAAACGAGCCTGGCATGCGGGCGTCTCAAGCTACCGGGGCAGAGAGAAGTGCAACGACTTTTCTATCGGTATTGAGCTGGAAGGTACCGACACACTGGCTTATACCGACGCTCAATATGAACAACTCACTGCTTTAGCTAACTTACTGATTCAACACTATCCTGATATAGCGAAACACATGACGGGCCACAGCGACATAGCGCCCGGTCGGAAGACCGACCCTGGCCCTTCGTTTGACTGGCCGCGCTTTTTGGGTGCGGTTGAAGAGGCAACTGACAAGGAGAGCACATGA
- the ampE gene encoding beta-lactamase regulator AmpE, which produces MTLFTLLLVLMGERLFKMGEHWQLDHRLEVLFGRVKHFSLLRTLLMTAAFMAVVFLILRALHGLLFNVPLLVFWIALGVLCIGAGQVRLHYHSYLKAASHDDEHARDAMAAELTLIHGVPPECSEREYLRELQNALLWINFRFYLAPLFWFVVGGVWGPVTLAGYAFLRAWQTWLARHHTAHERLLSGIDGILHVLDWVPVRLVGVAYALLGHGERALPAWFASLADRHTSQYQVLTQLAQYSLAREPHQDKMKTPKAAVSLAKKISLVIVAVVALLTIYGTLV; this is translated from the coding sequence ATGACCCTGTTTACCCTGCTGTTAGTCCTGATGGGCGAGCGATTGTTCAAAATGGGCGAGCACTGGCAGTTAGATCACCGTCTTGAAGTGCTGTTCGGGCGGGTTAAGCATTTTTCTTTGTTAAGAACGCTGCTAATGACTGCGGCCTTTATGGCCGTTGTTTTCCTGATCCTCCGTGCTTTGCATGGATTATTGTTCAATGTCCCGCTGCTGGTGTTCTGGATTGCGCTAGGTGTGTTGTGCATCGGGGCCGGTCAGGTCAGGCTGCATTACCATTCGTATCTTAAAGCTGCCAGCCATGATGATGAGCATGCCCGCGATGCGATGGCCGCCGAACTGACATTGATTCATGGTGTTCCGCCTGAGTGCAGCGAGCGTGAATACCTGCGTGAGCTTCAAAACGCGCTGCTGTGGATTAACTTCCGCTTCTATCTTGCCCCGCTGTTTTGGTTCGTGGTGGGCGGAGTCTGGGGGCCGGTTACGCTCGCGGGATATGCTTTCCTGCGTGCATGGCAAACCTGGCTTGCTCGGCACCACACGGCGCATGAGCGCTTGCTCTCAGGGATTGATGGCATTCTTCACGTACTGGACTGGGTGCCTGTTCGCCTGGTTGGGGTCGCTTATGCTCTGCTGGGCCACGGCGAGCGAGCGCTTCCCGCGTGGTTTGCTTCTCTTGCCGACAGGCATACTTCTCAGTACCAGGTTTTGACGCAGTTAGCCCAGTACTCGCTGGCGAGAGAACCCCATCAGGATAAGATGAAAACGCCGAAAGCTGCGGTATCGCTGGCGAAAAAGATTTCATTGGTGATTGTGGCGGTTGTGGCGTTACTGACGATTTACGGGACTTTGGTCTAA
- the aroP gene encoding aromatic amino acid transporter AroP, with amino-acid sequence MMEGQQHGDTLKRGLKNRHIQLIALGGAIGTGLFLGSASVIQSAGPAIILGYAIAGFIAFLIMRQLGEMVVEEPVAGSFSHFAYKYWGGFAGFASGWNYWVLYVLVAMAELTAVGKYIQFWWPEIPTWATAAVFFVAINAINLTNVKVFGEMEFWFAIIKVVAVIAMILFGGWLLFSGNGGPQASVSNLWDQGGFLPHGITGLVMMMAIIMFSFGGLELVGITAAEADNPEVSIPKATNQVIYRILIFYVGSLAILLSLLPWTRVTADTSPFVLIFHELGDTFVANALNIVVLTAALSVYNSCVYCNSRMLFGLAQQGNAPKMLKSVDKRGVPVNTILVSAGFTALCVLINYLAPESAFGLLMALVVSALVINWAMISLAHMKFRRAKQQQGVKTRFPALFYPLGNWVCLLFMVGVLVIMLITPGMAISVYLIPVWIAILGVGYFLKQKNLKAVKA; translated from the coding sequence ATGATGGAAGGTCAACAGCACGGCGACACGCTGAAGCGCGGTCTAAAAAACCGCCATATTCAGCTGATCGCGCTGGGTGGAGCTATCGGGACGGGCCTGTTTCTGGGCAGCGCATCCGTCATCCAGTCCGCAGGTCCGGCAATTATTCTCGGCTATGCTATCGCCGGGTTTATTGCTTTTTTAATTATGCGCCAGTTGGGTGAAATGGTCGTTGAGGAGCCGGTAGCCGGGTCCTTCAGCCATTTTGCTTATAAGTACTGGGGTGGTTTCGCGGGCTTCGCTTCTGGCTGGAACTACTGGGTACTCTACGTTCTGGTCGCCATGGCTGAACTGACGGCTGTCGGCAAATACATTCAATTCTGGTGGCCAGAGATCCCGACCTGGGCCACGGCGGCGGTGTTCTTCGTCGCTATCAACGCCATCAACTTAACTAACGTTAAAGTCTTTGGTGAGATGGAGTTCTGGTTCGCCATTATTAAAGTGGTGGCGGTTATCGCCATGATCCTGTTCGGCGGCTGGCTGCTGTTTAGCGGCAACGGCGGCCCGCAGGCATCCGTCAGCAACCTCTGGGATCAGGGCGGCTTCCTGCCGCACGGTATTACCGGGCTGGTCATGATGATGGCTATCATTATGTTCTCCTTCGGAGGGCTTGAGCTGGTCGGTATTACTGCCGCCGAGGCAGACAACCCGGAAGTGAGCATTCCAAAAGCGACCAACCAGGTTATCTATCGTATTCTGATTTTCTATGTGGGATCGCTGGCGATTCTGCTTTCTCTGCTGCCGTGGACGCGTGTTACCGCAGACACCAGTCCATTCGTGCTGATCTTCCATGAGCTGGGCGATACTTTCGTGGCTAACGCCCTGAATATCGTGGTACTCACCGCTGCCCTGTCGGTTTACAACAGCTGCGTTTACTGCAACAGCCGTATGCTGTTCGGCCTGGCGCAGCAGGGCAACGCGCCGAAGATGCTGAAAAGCGTCGATAAGCGCGGTGTGCCGGTGAACACGATTCTGGTTTCCGCAGGCTTTACCGCCCTTTGCGTGCTGATTAACTACCTGGCACCGGAATCCGCTTTCGGCCTGCTGATGGCTCTGGTGGTCTCCGCCCTGGTGATCAACTGGGCAATGATCAGCCTGGCGCACATGAAGTTCCGTCGCGCCAAGCAGCAGCAAGGGGTAAAAACCCGCTTCCCTGCTCTGTTCTATCCGTTAGGAAACTGGGTCTGCCTGCTGTTTATGGTTGGCGTGCTGGTCATCATGCTGATTACGCCGGGCATGGCTATCTCGGTTTATCTGATCCCAGTGTGGATTGCGATTCTGGGTGTTGGATATTTCCTGAAACAGAAAAACCTGAAGGCTGTAAAAGCCTGA